The Stieleria maiorica genome includes the window CACCCAGCAACACCAGTTTTGGATTGGACAACATCGTGGAAAAATCTGTCATCGCGCCGATGCCCAAAAAGACCAGCGGCGGGTAGATCCCCCAGCTGACACCGAAATAGAGGTAACTCAGCACGCTGCCCGGCTGATAGACGACCTGGCCGTCCTCTAACACCCAGCGGTGCATGTCGTAAACGCTTAACGACATACCTTCGATCAGCGGGACGTTGCCGACGATCGCTCCCATTCCGATCGGCACCAACAGCAGCGGCTCATAGTCTTTCGTGATCGCCAAGGCGATGAACACGATCCCGATCAAGATCATCAGGATGTTACCGAGGCCGATCGACCAGAAGCCGGTCGTTTTTACAAACTCAAGCAGGATATCCATCGGTTTCTTTCACCATCCACGATGCCAACCATTGTCGCCTGTCAGCCTTAACCATCTCTGGCTGATGGACCGTCTTCGCTCGCACATTGCTTCTGAAACTCGGTGTGCAACACAAACCCGATCGCCGCCAGAACGGCTTCCTCACCACCATCCCGGTCTTTTGACTCGGTCCGCTTTCGATGCCGCTCGACCGGTTCCGGATAGACTTTGGCAACCGCAGCAAGAATCCGTGGCGACGCCGCGATGAACAGACTGATCAAGATCAACGCCAGCATCACAATCAACATCCCCGCCACGGCGATCGAGATGCCGCGCAGGGCTGTCTCGTCAAACGCCAAGAGGTTCCCCATTACCGACAGGGTTTTGGTCGCAAGCATGTCCGCACGTTGTGATCGTCAAGAACAAAAAGCAAGAGCCGGAGACGCATCATAGCGGGATTGCAACAACGGCAATTCGTCGTCCCGATGAAATTGAAGCATTTCTCTCCGATTGCTGCCCCTGTCCCCGCACACGACGGCCGGGTTAATACGCATGCACTTCATTGCCCGCAATGAACCAGATCCCGTCGTTATGGCGCGGGCGAATCACATGCGTTCCGGTAAACTCTCCGATCGCCGGTAACACCAGACATCCGGCCGAGTGCCAGAAACAGGGGAACACCCCTGCGGACTCGCGACCGCTGCGAAAACGGATCGCCGGATGCAGATGACCGCACAGGTACAGCTCCGCACCCTCAGCAGGATCCATGGGATGATGTCCCAGCGCGACCGTACCGATTCGAAAACCCGGCTGGCGAACCTCGATCGACCATGCAGCTGGAAGTCGACCGACCTGGGCATCATGGTTTCCTGGAATCAGCGAGCATTCCAAGTGTGCGAAATCGTCAAAAAACGCGTCGACGTGTTCGCGCACCTCGGCTGATAATGACGACCGTGCATGAAAGAGATCTCCCAGAACGCATAGCCGGTTTGCACCGGTTCGACGCACAACACTCGCGATGATCGACAGTGTGCCCTGCGTGCTGCCGACCGGAACTGGGATTCCGTGATGACGAAACGTTGCTTCTTTTCCCAGGTGCGTGTCGGCGACCAACAGCATGTCTTCGGCAGGCCAATACATGCAGCGTTGGGCGAATAACCGAAACGAGTGTCCGGCGAGTTCGATGGCAAGGGTGTCGGGCATTAGTTTGTTCGCCAAGATAATGGGTTTAACTCTGTTTCTTCTTTCGAGATGACGACCGATCCGCCGCTTTTTCCAGTTCCGCTTGCATCCGCGCGACACGATCCCGCAATGATTCGCTGCTGACGCGTTCTCGCAACTTGTCAACCAACAACGGAAAGGCAAGCGGCGTGACCTTGCGGGGTTCTTGAATCCGAATTCGACTTTCACCGATACGATCCAGCGCCGCGAACATTCGATTCGCTTCCAGTTGCAGGTCCAGCACCTCGCGACGACTCTGCTGCAGCAACAGATTGTTGGGGTCGTATTGACAGAAAACGTCGAAAAAGAGATTGCTGCTGGCCTGCAGATGGCTGGCCTTTTTTTGTTGTCCCGGATACCCCGGGTGAATCAGTCCGGCGACACGAGCGATTTGGCGGAATTGACGTTTTGCCATCTCCGTCGCGTTCATGCTGTTGGAAAGATCACCGATCAAATCCTCGGTCGAAAACAATCCGCGATCGATCGCTTCGGCAAGGTCGATGGGGTGTGGCGATTCCAGCACAAGCCCGTAATCATTGCACGCCATCGTCAGGGTCGTTTTCTGGTAGCGTGAGATCCGGTAGGCGAACAAGGCGGCCAGCCCTTCGTGGACCAATCGGCCTTCAAAGGGAAACAGGAACACCTGGTATCGTCCGCGCGACTTGATCCTCTCAATCAGCAACTCGTCCAGCTTTGGCAGAATGCTCCAACGTTGTTGCAGCTCCAACAGGTTTCGAAGTGACTTCATCTCTCGGCCAGCCAACTTACCCGCTGCCGCCTCGGTGATCTTCCGCCGCAGTGCGGCACTCAGTTCGCTGGAAAGCGGAATTCGACCGCCCATCCAACGCGGCACGGCATCCGGAGTTCCCGTTGCCCGCTTGACGTAAGCGGCATTGTCTTTGATCCGCACCAGCGACAGCAAGCGACCGGCGAACAGGAATCGATCACCGGGTTCAAGCTTCGACAGGAAATTCTCCTCGGCGCTGCCGAGCGTCGTTCCTTTCAGATACTTCACCGCCATCGAAGCGTCCGAAACGATCGTCCCGATATTCATTCGATGGGTCGTGATCGTGCGACGGTCACTGACGTGATAGCGTTCACCGTCAACCTTGACGCGATGAAAATCGGGGTAGGCATCCAATGAAGAACCGCCTCGAACGACGAAGTCCAAAACCCACTGCCACTCTTGTTTGCTGAGTGATTGATAAGCGTAGGCGGACCGGATCTCGTCAAGCAGTTCTTCGGATCGAAAACCTCCCCCGATCGCGATCGTGACGACATGCTGGGCGAGCACGTCGAGCGGTTTGTTGATCAGGGGACGTGCTTCCAAGTGTCCGGATCGAATCGCGTCTTGTGCGGCCGCCAGTTCAATCAGCTCGATCGCGTTGGTCGGCACGAATGCCAGACGACTCTCGGCACCCGGCTGATGTCCGCTGCGGCCTGCCCGTTGCAACAGACGCGCGGCACCCTTGGGGCTGCCGATCTGGACGACCAGATCCACCGCGGTAAAGTCGACTCCCAAATCCAGACTGCTCGTGCAAACGACGGCCCGCAGCGAGCCCTCGCGTAAACCGCTTTCCACCCAGCGACGAACCGAACGGTCCAGCGAACCGTGGTGCAGTGCGATCCGCCCCGCCCAATCCGGCCGCTGTGCCAGCAACTGCTGGTACCAGATTTCCGTCTGCGAGCGCGTATTGGCGAAGATCAACACGCTGTTGACCTGTTCGACCAACTCGGCCACCTGGGGGACCATTTTGGTTCCAATGTGTCCGGTCCAGGGGAAGCGATCGATGTGATCCGGGATCACCGACTCCAGCTTCAATCGCTTGCGTTTGTAGCCTTGAATCAAACGGGTCTGGTATTCGGAATTGATGCCCAGCAGCGATTCCCGCGCCTGGTCCAAGTTTCCCAGCGTGGCCGAGACGCCCCAGGTACGTGCCTTCGGATTAAGCCGACGCAGCCTCGCAAGAGCCAATTCGGTTTGGATCCCGCGTTTCGTGCCGAGCAACTCATGCCATTCGTCGACGATGACGGCTTCGACGCCGGCAAGCTGCTCCAACAACCTTTCATGCGTTAACATCAACGACAGACTTTCCGGCG containing:
- a CDS encoding OadG family protein, giving the protein MLATKTLSVMGNLLAFDETALRGISIAVAGMLIVMLALILISLFIAASPRILAAVAKVYPEPVERHRKRTESKDRDGGEEAVLAAIGFVLHTEFQKQCASEDGPSARDG
- the pdeM gene encoding ligase-associated DNA damage response endonuclease PdeM, which gives rise to MPDTLAIELAGHSFRLFAQRCMYWPAEDMLLVADTHLGKEATFRHHGIPVPVGSTQGTLSIIASVVRRTGANRLCVLGDLFHARSSLSAEVREHVDAFFDDFAHLECSLIPGNHDAQVGRLPAAWSIEVRQPGFRIGTVALGHHPMDPAEGAELYLCGHLHPAIRFRSGRESAGVFPCFWHSAGCLVLPAIGEFTGTHVIRPRHNDGIWFIAGNEVHAY
- a CDS encoding ligase-associated DNA damage response DEXH box helicase; the encoded protein is MTQNTQNETPAQAVDRYFASLGWKPFRFQRSVWRAYQQGLSGLVHSATGTGKTLAVWLGPILKWMRENPDRSKWNPKRPPPLKVIWITPLRALAGDTESSLRSPLDALQIPWRLESRTGDSKTSMKARQLKRMPTALITTPESLSLMLTHERLLEQLAGVEAVIVDEWHELLGTKRGIQTELALARLRRLNPKARTWGVSATLGNLDQARESLLGINSEYQTRLIQGYKRKRLKLESVIPDHIDRFPWTGHIGTKMVPQVAELVEQVNSVLIFANTRSQTEIWYQQLLAQRPDWAGRIALHHGSLDRSVRRWVESGLREGSLRAVVCTSSLDLGVDFTAVDLVVQIGSPKGAARLLQRAGRSGHQPGAESRLAFVPTNAIELIELAAAQDAIRSGHLEARPLINKPLDVLAQHVVTIAIGGGFRSEELLDEIRSAYAYQSLSKQEWQWVLDFVVRGGSSLDAYPDFHRVKVDGERYHVSDRRTITTHRMNIGTIVSDASMAVKYLKGTTLGSAEENFLSKLEPGDRFLFAGRLLSLVRIKDNAAYVKRATGTPDAVPRWMGGRIPLSSELSAALRRKITEAAAGKLAGREMKSLRNLLELQQRWSILPKLDELLIERIKSRGRYQVFLFPFEGRLVHEGLAALFAYRISRYQKTTLTMACNDYGLVLESPHPIDLAEAIDRGLFSTEDLIGDLSNSMNATEMAKRQFRQIARVAGLIHPGYPGQQKKASHLQASSNLFFDVFCQYDPNNLLLQQSRREVLDLQLEANRMFAALDRIGESRIRIQEPRKVTPLAFPLLVDKLRERVSSESLRDRVARMQAELEKAADRSSSRKKKQS